Proteins found in one Vagococcus carniphilus genomic segment:
- a CDS encoding 1-propanol dehydrogenase PduQ, producing MKQVKFGTDIYIGTDALTKLNDFQNERICVVTDNFMVESGMINFVTSNINDSNEHAIFTDIVPDPTIENVVSGVEELSKFNPSVMVALGGGSAIDAAKAIKLMGMKLDIIKEVTLVIIPTTSGTGSEVTDFSVITNKKENLKYPLVDDLLQPDIAILDSRLVETVPPTITADTGMDVLTHALEAYVSTEATDFSDALAEKAVELIFEYLERAYVDGKDSEAREKVHYASCLAGLAFNQVSLGLCHGIAHTVGGKLHLAHGRINGILLPSIVQYNSNENQRALERYATLARKQGLSNSKGKVAVRSLVNRITELRAKLNMPANFIDAGFTKDDVTPHLATISEEALLDPTTKTNPKTPTKEDVRQIVSKLF from the coding sequence ATGAAGCAAGTAAAATTCGGTACAGATATTTATATTGGTACAGATGCTTTAACAAAATTAAACGATTTTCAAAACGAACGTATATGTGTTGTTACTGATAATTTCATGGTTGAATCAGGCATGATTAATTTCGTAACAAGTAACATAAACGATTCAAACGAACACGCTATCTTCACGGACATCGTTCCTGATCCAACAATTGAAAACGTTGTTAGTGGAGTAGAAGAGCTAAGCAAGTTTAATCCAAGTGTTATGGTTGCTCTTGGTGGAGGTTCTGCGATTGACGCAGCCAAAGCGATTAAATTAATGGGAATGAAATTAGATATTATTAAAGAAGTAACTTTAGTTATCATTCCAACAACAAGTGGTACTGGTTCAGAAGTAACAGACTTTTCAGTTATCACAAATAAAAAAGAAAATTTAAAATATCCATTAGTGGATGACTTGTTACAACCAGATATTGCTATTTTAGATTCACGTCTTGTTGAAACAGTACCTCCAACTATTACAGCTGATACTGGTATGGATGTTTTAACACATGCCCTTGAAGCTTATGTATCAACAGAAGCAACTGACTTCTCTGATGCTTTAGCAGAAAAAGCTGTGGAGTTAATCTTTGAGTATTTAGAAAGAGCCTATGTTGATGGAAAAGATAGCGAAGCAAGAGAAAAAGTTCATTATGCTTCATGTCTAGCAGGTCTTGCATTTAATCAAGTTTCTCTTGGTTTATGTCACGGAATTGCACATACTGTAGGTGGTAAATTACATTTAGCACATGGTCGAATTAATGGTATCTTGTTACCATCTATCGTACAATATAATAGTAATGAGAATCAAAGAGCTCTAGAAAGATACGCAACGTTAGCTAGAAAACAAGGTTTATCTAACTCTAAAGGTAAAGTGGCAGTTAGAAGTTTAGTTAATCGCATCACTGAATTAAGAGCGAAGTTAAATATGCCAGCTAACTTTATAGATGCTGGATTTACAAAAGATGATGTAACTCCTCATTTAGCAACAATTAGTGAGGAAGCATTATTAGATCCAACAACTAAAACTAATCCAAAAACACCTACTAAAGAAGATGTTAGACAAATTGTTTCAAAATTATTTTAA
- a CDS encoding cob(I)yrinic acid a,c-diamide adenosyltransferase, translating to MAKIYTKTGDKGETSIIGGEKVKKCSNRVEAYGTIDELNSFIGIIVSHMKSSIDVKKDLGEIQQILFDCGTDMATPNSTKGYRTSAESIEWLESCIDKYLASPPPITEFIIPGGDPVASELHFARTIARRAERIVVAASLEGEINPEVLKFLNRLSDYFFAAARLVNYRENRMDVSYRRNSQVFYND from the coding sequence ATGGCAAAGATTTATACTAAAACAGGAGATAAAGGTGAAACTAGTATTATTGGTGGCGAAAAAGTAAAGAAATGTTCTAACCGTGTGGAAGCATACGGAACAATTGATGAATTAAATTCTTTTATTGGGATTATTGTTAGTCATATGAAAAGTAGCATTGATGTCAAAAAAGATTTAGGTGAAATTCAACAAATTCTATTTGATTGTGGAACTGATATGGCGACACCAAATAGCACAAAAGGATATCGAACAAGTGCAGAATCTATTGAGTGGTTAGAAAGTTGTATTGATAAATACTTAGCTTCACCACCACCAATTACTGAATTTATTATCCCTGGTGGAGATCCAGTTGCAAGTGAACTTCATTTTGCAAGAACAATCGCAAGAAGAGCTGAACGAATTGTTGTAGCAGCGAGTTTAGAAGGCGAAATCAATCCTGAAGTTTTAAAATTTTTAAATCGATTATCTGATTATTTCTTTGCTGCTGCAAGATTAGTTAACTATCGAGAAAACAGAATGGATGTAAGCTACAGAAGAAATAGCCAAGTTTTTTACAATGATTAA